GAAAATTACTCAGGCCAACCTTAAGGACTATGCAAGTAAATAATTAATCATATGTTAAAACGCCTGCTGATCAATGCAATCAATGGAACTTGCAGGACCCCAGACAATTGCAAACCTAGCTTGCAGCAGCCTCCAAAAAAGATGCCGATGGAGCACGGGATGGTTATTTTGCTAGACCCACCTTTTCAACAAAAATTGCCATACGAACAGTTATTATGGCAATCAGGCTAATATGGTGACTCTACTAGAGTTGCTATAAAACCAACATATGCCCAAAAAATGAAGTTGTTTATAAAGCTACTCAAGTCGTTATTAGTGCTCAAAATATCTCAACCATTGTTTTAAGGCGTCCCTAAGGCGTCGCTTAGGCGACGCCTAGGCGCCAGGGCGCCCCCAGGTCACAAGGCGTCGGCCTTGCCTTACGTGCATGCCTAAGGCGTCCGCCTTAGTCCATAAGGCGTCCAAGGCGTCCGCCTAGGCGCCATTCTTCCCGCCTTAGGCAAATGAAGACGCCTTAGACAGGGCTGGGAGTTCAGGCAGGAAACAGATCTCTGGGCGGGAAGAAAAGGGCGGGAAACAGAGTCTAGGCGCCAACAGTTACTAGCAGGGGGGGAGAGAGCTCTAACTAGTTTCAGTTTCCCCCCACCCCCACCTCTGGCAGCTGGATCTGAGCTTCTCCCCCTCCTCTCTGGcagcttctcctcctcctctccggcagatcctcctccccctcctctcctgcagttcctcctccccctctcctgcAGCTGCTCCTCTCAGGACAGCAGGCAACAGCAAGCAACCAGCACCTTTCCTGTAGTTGCCTACCAAATTTTGCTCAATGCTACTTCTTAGAACTCTCTAAGGCGTCGTCTTGCCTTATGCCTTAGCGCTTAGGCAGTGAGGCGCCGCCCCAGCGCCTTGCCTCGCCTTACCGCCTTAAAAACATAGATCTCAACAAACTTTGAAACTCAAATCCAGAAAGACAATAAGACAGCTGAGTATTTGCAATATTATGCCACAGAATAAGCTGATCAGCAAATAAACAAACACTAGAACTCAACAACTAGCTGTGACGCCAAATCTCAAATTGACAAAGCTAACTAATACAGTTGCAAGGAAATAGAATCACAAGGTGCAAATAATCGGTTAACAAACTAAACACCCAGGCAGAGGATGTGTGGCATATAAAAATGTCACAGATCCAAACATTTCATTATGTGTAGCATATAGAAATGTCACGACTTCGCAAATTACGTTATGTGTGCACGTGCTTTTATCATATATGATTTCTTGGATAAACTTAGCACAAAGAGCCTCCGGGTAAAAAAGGTTCTGACCATTCCTAAGAAATCTGTACAACTAAACCCATGTTTGGAAGGCTGTTTTGGCATTAATCTAAAACTTGATTGGCAAGGACACTGATATTTAAGCATAGCATCCAACACAACAAATTTAAAAATAGTAGGGAGAAAAAGGTAAGGACTACTCACACCCATAACTGTTTTACAAGACATTACACTATACACGTTCTGCCACAGATCCTACAACCGATGAAGGTTGTGAAGTTCAAGAGACAGCTTTAATTAAAGATTCAGGAAGAAATAAAACGAGTACGTGGAAGGAACAAAACTGGAAAGGAAGTACTGGATACCAAAAGAACCAGGTTCAAATTTAGGACATAAACGATTAACACTGACCTAACAGAGGCCACGCATTACACAAGATATGTAATGCTGTTCATGTCAGTCGTAGAGAGCCTGTTGATATCCTGGTTCGACACAATGGGAGTTTATGAGTATACTTCAGAATCCTAATGTATTATTAAATGATCTGAATTCACGAAGGAACTGTTGTGGATCTACAAACTTATTGCTCAAGCCAAGCTTCGACACATTTTCAACTAGTAGTAAAGGAAACTGAACCACAGAAGGCTAATACAACAAGTAACTGCAAGAACAACTAAGGGCAAAATCAACACATAAAATCAATTACAAGTCAACTGCAAATGTACTAATCTTTAAAACGCTGCTAAAACAAATTAAATTTAGCCGACAAGGATTTAGTTCTTACCTTTCTCTTGAACTCCAGTTGCTTTTTGCTTATTTGCAGCTGGGCCGATACGCATGGGCCTTGAAGAACAGAGCATCCCATTCATTTCAGTCATTGCACGAGTTTGCTCTGTGGGATCACCAAATTTCACAAAGCCATAGCCCTTTGGGCGCATTGTCAGTTTATCCGTTACAACTTTTGCACCCTTAACAGAGGGATACCGTAACCTAAATGTCTCTTGCAATATGTAGTCTGTGACATCAGCAGCCAAATCACCAACAAATATTGTGTAATCAGCGCCATCATCATGTTTTTCACCAGCAGTCGCCCAGTTCAATCTGTATGCCATCTCAACGTTTGGCATCATTGCCCCGTTGAATGTCTGAAGAACTCTTTCAGCGCCAGCACGGCTTGTGAATTCAATGAAGCCATAACCTTGAAGTTGTCCAGTCTGCTTGTCACGAATCAGCTTCACAGATTGCACCTACAAATTGAAGAGGACAATACGAAAGATCAATATACTGTGTGTAAACGATAGACACAAACTGAGAGTATAATTTGCAGAACACATGATGATAAATAATGACAAATCTGAATCAGTCAACCAGTTACAATAGGAAAGCAACTCAGGTTCGCAAAATACCTTGGCCACAGTCATTCCTATAATTTTGTTTCAGCTTATACTGTGAAACAGATAAGCGTAATAAGAAACTAATAACAGAACCAAGGAAAAAACTGAGCCTGATCCCATGGCTCAAGTTGCTTTTCAGAAAGTATAAACAGTTAGCTGAAGAATAATAATAGTGGTTTGGAGCTGGGCCAGACGCACATAAACGTGTTTTACATCATCAATCACGGATACGTATTCGTGTTTGCATCAAGCGTCACCCAAGGGCCCACGAAAAATCACTGGCAAAATCCACATCGACATGTTGAACCAATTATACAGCGGATTCTGAGGAGATGGCACCGGAGCGGAGAGCGAGAGGCACATACCTCGCCGGTGCTCGCGAAGCAATTGTAGACGTAGTTCTCGTCCATCCAGTACTGCAGGTCCCCTAGCCAGAGTGTCCTGACCTCGTTGTGCCCAGCGGGCGCCTGCGTCGGGGCAGCCGGCCGGCCGTAGTACGCGGCCTGCTGGGGCGGCAGCGGCTGGCCCCACATctgggggggcggcggcgcgtAGAGGTGGTGAGGCGGCATGGGCGGTGGGATGGCGCCCCACTGCGGCGGGGCGACGCCGGGCTGCGGCTGGGGCATCATGGCGGCTGGTACGATGAACCCTAGCGCGAAGAGATTGGGATGTATGCGCGTGAGGGCCAACGCGAGATATTATGGGGTTGTTCTGTTTGGTTACGGTGATTGGTTTTTGTGAAGTTCTATTTGGTTACGGTAACAAATCCGAGGATAACGAAAGATTGGTTTTTGCAAAACGAAAAACTGAGTTACCAGTTTCTTTTAACAAAACATGAGCTTTATTTATCGGAAAATAAAGGTTACATCGTCAATAAAAAAGATACAATATCATTCTTTTTTGAGACAACGTCGCGAAGCTTTATTAATTCGTCACAATATTTACAGGGACGGATGGTAAATTCCAAGGGTGTCCTAACCAAACATGGCGGCCACCACCGAAAGAAAGAGCATACTTCGTTAAGTTGTGTGCTTCATAATTAGAGCTCCTAAACTCATGACTAAAATTGCAAAAATCAAAACCCGAAGAGTGTTCTATTATTTCATGTATAATAGCACTGCAACTAGCCAGGTTCTCCTTGTGTATGTCTTCCGTCACTGGCTTGCAGTCGGACGTAACTTGAATACGTCTCAGATATAGATCCTCCGCCAACGCAAGAGCTTCTCTGATGGCCAGTGTTTCGAGGGTCGGAGGGTCCACGATGTTCCTGAAACAAAAAGGCCGAAGGCCCCAAGAAAGCTCCAACTTGATCCCTACAAATCACCCCCACCGAGCTATACCCTCGTTTAGAAACAACAGCATCAATGTTCATCTTGGCGTTGCCTGGCAAAAGGGGAATCCAGCATGATGACCTCCGCCTGCACTGAGGCTTTGGCCTTCAGCACATGAAGTTCACTCAAGAATCTGGTTATGAAGCTGTCAACCGAGTATGGAGATTGAAATATATTCTCGTGTATAGCCTTGCGCCTCACGCTCCATAGCGCCCAGAGAGTAACCACCATACAGTCAAATAGATCCTTCTTCAATATTCCATGCAAAGCGAACAACCACTCCCTCGGGCTTTCTTCTTCCCGATCTAGCATGTGCTCGAGCAACTCATGCGGAGCCAAAGCCCAAACACTCGCCGCCGTTGGGCACGTTATCAGCGCATGTTTCCATGTGTCGACTGCTCCACATAACAAGCACGTGTTCTCTGTAGTCATATGGCGGTGCTCCAAAACAGTTCCTATCGATATCGATTGTCGTGCTAATCGCCATACAAACATCTTGAGCTTTGATGGAACTTGTAGATGCCAAATCATGGTCCATTTGCTGGTGTCGCTGCGATCGTATGAGGTCCCGCCCTCCTCATTCAACCATGCCTCTCGGTTGTGCTTAGTTCTGAGTATCATGCGGTAAGCCGACCGCACGCTAAACCTTCCTCGGGTCTCCTCATGCCATGCCCAAAAGTCTGCGACTCGACGAGTACATAATGGAATTTGAAGAATAGCCTCCGCATCGAAGTGAGTAAAAACTGTCCGGACTAGGCCTTCGTTCCAGCTTGCTGAGGTAGCATCAATCAGTTGTGCCACTCTTCCAGGAGGATTCGGGATCAGTGATGTGATTGTCCGCTTAAAACTATCCCTTGGAATCCAATTGTGGCGCCATATATCCGTAGTTTCTCCATCGCCTACTCTGCGAATAAGCCCCTGAGCCAATATATCGCGACTGTCCAGAATTGCCCGCCATATCTAGGACGGATGAGCTCCCAGTTCGGCTTGAAGCAACGAGCACTCCGGAAAATAATCTGCCTTAAGGATCCTCGCACTGAGAGATAAGTTATCCGTCAAGGTCCGCCATGCTTGTCTTGCTAGTAGGGCAAGGTTAAAAATCTCCAAATCTCTGAACCCTAAACCTCCCAAGTGCTTTGGCATGGTTAAGATGTCCCATGCCACCCAACTCGGCTTCCTCCGTCCCTGCTTAGATCCCCAAAAAACTGTCGTATAATAGATGTGATACTTTCACACAATCCTTGAGGTAATCTGAAACAAGACATGGAATATACTGGGATTGCTTGTGCTACAGATTTGATCAGTACTTCCTTACCAGCCGAAGAGAGTAGCTTTTCCATCCATCCTTTAATCTTTTCCCAAACACGGTCCCGAAGATATTTAAAGGTACCATTCTTCGAGTGGACCACATCAGTCGGCATACCCAAATAGCGCTCACTCAATGATTCATTGTGAACATGCAGATTGTTTTTTACAGTTCCTCTCACTTCTACAGGACAACCCTTACTGAAGAAaattgatgatttctcattgttgATCCTTTGTCCAGAAGCACTACAATAAGTATCAAGTAGGTTTGACACAACGACTGATCCTTCCCCACTGGCCTTGAAAAGCAACAGGCTATCATCTGCAAACAGGAGGTGGTTAACAGTTGGAGCCGTAGGAGCCACCTGAATACCTGTCAAAGACGACTGAGAACTTGATTTAAggaggcacgaaaggccctctgctgcAATCAAGAATAAGTAGGGGGAAATCGGATCTCCCTACCGGATACCTCGTGTAGGATTAAAAGATTCGAGTTTTTCACCATTAAAGCAGACTGAGAAAGAGACTGAGGATACCATGCCCATAACAATATCTATCCAGCGATGATCGAAGCCCAGTTTTGTCATTATACCTCTCAAGTAAGTCCACTCCAGTCTATCATAAGCCTTCATCATATCCAACTTTAAAGCACAGAAACTATTGGATTTTGCTCTCAACCTCTTCATAAAGTGCAAACACTCATACGCACATATGATGTTGTCTGTGATCATTCTCCCCGGGACAAAAGCAAATTGTTCTTCAGAAATTATGTCAGGCAAAATTACTTTCAATCTATTTGATATCACCTTCAAAGCAATCTTGTACAGAACGTTGCATAAACTTATGGGACGAAACTAAGCAAGTACTATAGGGTTAGTTACCTTGGGAATCAGAACCAACACTGTGTCATTTATCGATGCTGGGCTCTCCTCGCCTCTGACAATTCTGAGTACGATGTTGGTGACTTCATCGCCACAAACCTCCCAGTGACGCTGATAAAAGTGGGCTGGAAAACCATCAGGTCCCGGTGCTTTTGTAGGAAACATCTGAAACAGAGCAATCTTGACTTCCTCCTTAGTGTATGGCACACACAAAGCTTGCGTTCATCTCATCTGTAACTTTGCGGGGCACGTGGGCTAACGCCGCTTCCATGTTCTGTACTCCCTCTGATGTATATAGTGACTGGTAAAAAGCATCAGTTAACGCTTTAAGCTCATCTGGATCAGATATTTCCACGCCTAGAGAGTTCTGCAACGCCTTGATCATGTTCTTTTTCCGTCGAAGGCTAGCTCTTAACTGAAtttttttttgtgtttttgtCTCCAGCTGACAGCCATTCCACCCTAGCTCTCTGGCGCCACATGATCTCCTCTCTGTGATACATCTCTATTAACCGCTCGTTAATTTTAAGCTCTATATGAGAAGGCCCCGACCTCAAAGGATCGTTCTTGAGTTCTTCAAGCATTTGTTTGAGCTTCTTTATCTCTTTCCTCACACTCCCAAAAGTATCACGACTCCACCTCCCCAAATCCTTAGCTATGTCTATTAGCTTGCTCCTCAGTTCGTGCACCGTTGTACAGGGAGGGCCCGCGCCCCATCCTTCATGTATTATGTCCCGGAAGCTTTCATGTGTTTCCCACATCGTCTCATACCTGAAAGGTTTTTGAAAGCGAGCGGCAATCCCTGCGTCTCGTTCTATCAGCAGCGGAGCATGATCAGATGTGACGCCCAACAAGTGAATTACTGAGGCCGAAGGGAAACTAGCCAACCATGGAGCACTCGCTAAAGCTCTGTCCAGTCTGCATCTAGTATAGATTCCTCCCGTCACCTTCTTCTCGAAGGTCCAGAAATTGCCTTTGTATCCCAAGTCAATCAGCATGCATACATCTAGAACCTCACGGAAAGCCTGAATCTGAGCATTGCTTCGCTGGCCGACACCTTGATGCTTATCTGGACGTAACACTTCGTTGAAATCACCAACACAGAGCCAAGGAAGTGCACTCAAAGTACTAATGTTTTTCAACGTTGTCCAGGTTTGATGCCTTGTTGgagaacatagtaatttcaaaattttcctacgcacacgcaagatcatggtgatgcatagcaacgagaggggagagtgtgtccacgtaccctcgtacaccgaaagcggaagcgttagcacaacgcggttgatgtagtcgtacgtcttcacaatccgaccgatccaagtaccgaacgcacggcacctcccagttcagcacacgttcagctcgatgacgtcccgcgagctccgatccagcaaagcttcgagggagagttccgtcagcacgacggcgtggtgatgatgatgatgttctaccgacgcagggcttcgcctaagcaccgctacgatattatcgaggtggactatggtggaggggggcaccgcacacggctaagagatccaaaggatcaattgttgtgtctccaaggggtttccccctccccgtatataaaggagtggaggagggggagggccggccctctctatggcgcgccctaggtggagtcctactcccaccaggagtaggattccccccttccaagtaatAGGAGTAGAagtcaaggaaaggggaaagagaagagaaggaaggagggggcgcagcccctccccctagtccaattcggactaggcctgggggggggggggcgcagcctctcctctctctttcccctaaagcccaataaggcccatacactccccggcgaattcccataactctccggtactccgaaaaatacctgaatcactcggaacctttccgatgtccgaatatagtcgtccaatatatcgatctttacgtctcgaccatttcgagactcctcgtcatgtccccgatctcatccgggactccgaactaccttcggtacatcaaaacacataaactcataatataaccgtcatcgaactttaagcgtgcggaccctacgggtttgagaacaatgtagacatgaccgagacacgtctccggtcaataaccaatagcggaacctggatgctcatattggctcccacatattctacgaagatctttatcgctcaaaccgcataacaacatacgttgttccctttgtcatcgatatgttacttgcccgagattcgatcgtcggtatctcaatacctagttcaatctcgttaccggcaagtctctttactcattccgtaatacatcatcccacaactaactcattagttacaatgcttgcaaggcttatagtgatgtgcattactgagtgggcctagagatacctctctgacaatcggagtgacaaatcctaatctcgaaatacgccaacccaacaagtaccttcggagacacctgtcgagcacctttataatcacccagttaca
The sequence above is a segment of the Aegilops tauschii subsp. strangulata cultivar AL8/78 chromosome 6, Aet v6.0, whole genome shotgun sequence genome. Coding sequences within it:
- the LOC109732889 gene encoding RNA-binding protein L isoform X1, with the protein product MMPQPQPGVAPPQWGAIPPPMPPHHLYAPPPPQMWGQPLPPQQAAYYGRPAAPTQAPAGHNEVRTLWLGDLQYWMDENYVYNCFASTGEVQSVKLIRDKQTGQLQGYGFIEFTSRAGAERVLQTFNGAMMPNVEMAYRLNWATAGEKHDDGADYTIFVGDLAADVTDYILQETFRLRYPSVKGAKVVTDKLTMRPKGYGFVKFGDPTEQTRAMTEMNGMLCSSRPMRIGPAANKQKATGVQEKVPSSQGVQTDNDPSNSTIFVGGLDPNATEDVLKQVFTPYGDVVHVKIPVGKRCGFVQYASRFSAEEALLMLQGTMIGGQNVRLSWGRSPSNKQVQSQQDFNHWGGATANAGYYGYGQGYGAYGYATQPQDPNMYGYGTYAGYPNYPQQVAQQPQQEPVKSSLSVDAV
- the LOC109732889 gene encoding RNA-binding protein L isoform X2 — encoded protein: MMPQPQPGVAPPQWGAIPPPMPPHHLYAPPPPQMWGQPLPPQQAAYYGRPAAPTQAPAGHNEVRTLWLGDLQYWMDENYVYNCFASTGEVQSVKLIRDKQTGQLQGYGFIEFTSRAGAERVLQTFNGAMMPNVEMAYRLNWATAGEKHDDGADYTIFVGDLAADVTDYILQETFRLRYPSVKGAKVVTDKLTMRPKGYGFVKFGDPTEQTRAMTEMNGMLCSSRPMRIGPAANKQKATGVQEKVPSSQGVQTDNDPSNSTIFVGGLDPNATEDVLKQVFTPYGDVVHVKIPVGKRCGFVQYASRFSAEEALLMLQGTMIGGQNVRLSWGRSPSNKQVQDFNHWGGATANAGYYGYGQGYGAYGYATQPQDPNMYGYGTYAGYPNYPQQVAQQPQQEPVKSSLSVDAV